From Kaistella polysaccharea:
TCTTTCTAAATTCAGGGATTAATGATAAACCATTAGTCAAAATTAAGGAGCTGAACGGTATTTTTTTTCTAAATTTGCAAATATGGAAGCAGTTGGAAAATTGATGATTATCGGTGGCGCAGTAAATAAAGGAAGTTTTTCTGAAACCGATTACGACCAAAACATTGAAAAGAATCTTAATTTTTTTGAACGCGGAATTCTCCGAAAAATAATCAACGAATCTAGATTACAAGAAGATTCCGTAATTGAAATTATTACCACCGCTTCACAAATTCCACAAATTGTAGGACCAGAATACAAAAAAGCATTTGAATTTCTGGGTGCGAAGAATGTTAATATTTTAGATATCCAAAATCGCGAGCAGGCAAACAGTGATGTGATTACAGAACGTGCTACAGCAGCAGATATTGTAATGTTTACGGGCGGCGATCAACTTCGTTTGACTTCCATTTTAGGCGGCAGCAGATTTCACGATATTATTTTAATGAAATATTTGAAAGAAGATTTTATTTATGCGGGCACTTCTGCAGGTGCAGCGGCTTCCTCTGAAAATATGATTTATCAGGGCTCCAGCGGAGAAGCATTGCTAAAAGGTGAAATTAAAACGACGCAAGGTTTAGGCTTTATTGAAAATGTAATTGTAGATACCCATTTTGTACAGCGTGGCAGAATAGGAAGATTGTTTCAAGCGGTGGTAAATAATCCGCGAACCTTAGGAATTGGTCTTGGTGAAGATACCGGTTTATTTATTTACAAAGATATTATGACCGCTATTGGCTCCGGACTTGTTATTCTGGTTGATGGTCGTTTTATAAAAGACACGAACCTGACGAATATAGAACTGGGTAAACCGATTTCTATTGATAATTTAATCGTTCATGTTTTATCTCAAAATGATTATTACGATCTTAAAACTAAAGATCTTACTATCGTTAATTCACAATATAATCCAATTCCACAAGTACATTAGTACGTTTTCTATTTCTCTTAATTTAA
This genomic window contains:
- a CDS encoding cyanophycinase, yielding MEAVGKLMIIGGAVNKGSFSETDYDQNIEKNLNFFERGILRKIINESRLQEDSVIEIITTASQIPQIVGPEYKKAFEFLGAKNVNILDIQNREQANSDVITERATAADIVMFTGGDQLRLTSILGGSRFHDIILMKYLKEDFIYAGTSAGAAASSENMIYQGSSGEALLKGEIKTTQGLGFIENVIVDTHFVQRGRIGRLFQAVVNNPRTLGIGLGEDTGLFIYKDIMTAIGSGLVILVDGRFIKDTNLTNIELGKPISIDNLIVHVLSQNDYYDLKTKDLTIVNSQYNPIPQVH